A genomic stretch from Limnobacter thiooxidans includes:
- the purE gene encoding 5-(carboxyamino)imidazole ribonucleotide mutase, with product MTDATHLHTSDQPKVGVVMGSSSDWDVMKNAVQVLRDFGVDYEARVVSAHRMPDEMFAYAETASTRGIQVIIAGAGGAAHLPGMLAAKTIVPVMGVPVPSKYLRGEDSLLSIVQMPKGIPVHTFAIGEAGAANAALGAVAILALTNADLNQKLQEFRVAQSNVAREMTLPPTP from the coding sequence ATGACTGACGCCACACACCTGCACACTTCCGACCAGCCCAAAGTGGGCGTGGTCATGGGCTCGTCCTCGGATTGGGACGTGATGAAAAATGCTGTTCAAGTGCTGCGCGATTTTGGCGTGGACTATGAAGCGCGCGTGGTTTCAGCCCACAGAATGCCCGACGAAATGTTTGCTTACGCAGAAACTGCGAGCACCCGTGGCATTCAGGTGATTATTGCCGGAGCGGGTGGTGCAGCCCACTTGCCAGGCATGCTGGCTGCCAAAACCATTGTGCCGGTGATGGGGGTGCCTGTGCCTTCCAAGTACCTGCGGGGCGAAGATTCGCTGCTGTCGATTGTGCAAATGCCCAAGGGCATTCCGGTACATACCTTTGCCATTGGCGAAGCAGGTGCGGCCAACGCTGCACTGGGCGCGGTGGCCATTCTCGCCTTGACCAATGCCGACTTGAACCAGAAACTGCAGGAATTTCGCGTTGCCCAATCCAATGTGGCGCGCGAAATGACTTTGCCCCCAACGCCTTGA
- a CDS encoding 5-(carboxyamino)imidazole ribonucleotide synthase, translating into MSKIEFKTVKPGQWLGLLGGGQLGRMFCMAAQSMGYRVLVLDPVANGPAGSVADDQILADYMDDQGLARLAQRCVGVTTEFENVPALALDNLSKSIPVSPSAFSVGVAQNRLEEKAYISACGVPVAPHAAIRKSADIDDSLAYLLPGIVKTARLGYDGKGQVRVKTLDEVRKAFSDLNEVECVLEKRLTLQKEMSVIVARDHKGECATFPVAENHHRKGILATTIVPARIDDAMAAQARANAISIAGALDYVGVLCVEFFVVDELGLVVNEIAPRPHNSGHYSIDACVTCQFEQQARILAGLPLGDTRQHSPAVMVNLLGDLWYGEDGSENEPAWEKVLAIPEVKLHLYGKEQARVGRKMGHITVIAETMERALIVAQTVRDILGIGDDDD; encoded by the coding sequence ATGAGCAAGATCGAATTCAAAACAGTGAAGCCCGGCCAGTGGTTGGGCCTTCTGGGTGGAGGCCAATTGGGGCGCATGTTCTGCATGGCCGCACAAAGCATGGGTTACCGCGTGCTTGTACTTGACCCGGTGGCCAATGGCCCTGCAGGCTCCGTGGCCGATGACCAGATTCTCGCTGATTACATGGACGATCAAGGTTTGGCTCGGCTTGCGCAGCGTTGTGTGGGTGTCACCACCGAGTTTGAAAACGTACCTGCATTGGCATTGGACAACCTGTCCAAAAGCATTCCCGTCAGCCCATCAGCATTTTCCGTTGGCGTGGCACAAAACCGGTTGGAAGAAAAAGCGTATATCAGTGCTTGTGGTGTTCCAGTCGCACCCCATGCGGCCATTCGCAAGTCGGCTGACATTGACGATTCGCTCGCCTATTTGCTGCCTGGCATCGTGAAAACAGCCCGTTTGGGTTACGACGGCAAGGGCCAGGTTCGTGTCAAAACCCTGGACGAGGTACGCAAAGCCTTTTCAGACCTGAATGAAGTGGAATGCGTGCTGGAAAAGCGCCTCACCCTGCAAAAGGAAATGTCCGTGATTGTGGCCCGTGACCACAAGGGTGAATGTGCAACTTTTCCCGTGGCCGAAAACCACCACCGCAAAGGCATTTTGGCCACCACCATTGTGCCCGCACGCATTGATGACGCCATGGCTGCACAAGCCCGCGCCAATGCCATCTCCATTGCTGGAGCACTGGATTACGTGGGTGTGTTGTGTGTCGAGTTTTTCGTAGTCGATGAACTGGGCCTGGTGGTCAATGAAATTGCACCTAGACCCCACAACAGCGGTCATTATTCAATCGATGCCTGTGTCACTTGCCAGTTTGAACAGCAGGCCCGCATTCTGGCCGGTTTGCCTTTGGGCGATACCCGCCAGCACAGCCCAGCCGTGATGGTGAACTTGCTGGGCGACCTGTGGTACGGCGAGGATGGCAGCGAAAATGAACCGGCTTGGGAAAAGGTCTTGGCCATTCCTGAAGTGAAGTTGCACCTGTACGGCAAAGAGCAAGCCCGCGTGGGTCGCAAAATGGGTCACATCACCGTGATTGCAGAAACCATGGAGCGGGCGTTGATTGTGGCCCAAACAGTACGAGACATTCTGGGCATTGGTGATGACGACGACTGA
- a CDS encoding L-threonylcarbamoyladenylate synthase, translating into MTTTDQPGSPQQAELLEPSSGNIQRCADALLSGHLVAFPTETVFGLGAAVTDLKAVQSIFKAKGRPSEHPLIAHVAPGADLNGWVAEITPVMQQLMNAFWPGPLTLVVPKGERMPLEVTGGQQSVGVRCPSHPVAIELLKAVGVPVAAPSANRFGKVSPTRAIHVLAELGDRIPFVLDGEVPEVGIESTIVSLLNAQPAILRPGAITAAQIEAELGVSVIPHAEVSRTPLGNPRVSGALEKHYSPDAKVSVVAASQLRNWLASSSSGHSATLLCVGWTDAYLQQARALRESNPGVLVEVLGNHPSAVAQALYATLRQADELGCQQVLFECPAAEVAWEAVADRLKRASA; encoded by the coding sequence ATGACGACGACTGATCAGCCTGGGTCACCCCAGCAAGCTGAATTGCTTGAACCCAGTTCCGGCAACATTCAGCGCTGCGCAGATGCCTTGCTGAGCGGTCACCTGGTAGCATTCCCCACCGAAACCGTGTTTGGTTTGGGTGCAGCGGTAACCGATCTAAAGGCTGTTCAATCCATTTTCAAGGCCAAAGGTCGTCCCTCTGAACACCCCTTGATTGCCCATGTGGCGCCGGGTGCAGACCTGAATGGCTGGGTGGCTGAAATTACCCCGGTCATGCAACAACTGATGAATGCCTTTTGGCCTGGTCCCTTGACATTGGTTGTACCCAAGGGTGAACGCATGCCCCTTGAGGTCACCGGTGGTCAACAGTCTGTGGGTGTCCGTTGCCCGTCGCACCCCGTGGCAATTGAGTTGTTGAAAGCTGTTGGTGTGCCTGTGGCTGCTCCTTCGGCCAACCGTTTTGGGAAAGTCAGCCCCACTCGGGCAATCCATGTATTGGCCGAGCTTGGTGATCGAATTCCATTTGTGCTGGATGGTGAAGTGCCCGAAGTGGGCATTGAATCGACCATTGTTTCCCTGTTGAATGCGCAGCCGGCGATACTTCGCCCAGGCGCAATCACTGCAGCTCAAATCGAGGCAGAGTTGGGTGTATCAGTGATACCCCACGCCGAGGTATCGAGAACCCCTCTAGGCAATCCTCGAGTTTCCGGTGCGCTGGAGAAACATTACAGCCCGGACGCCAAAGTGAGCGTTGTCGCTGCAAGTCAGTTGCGGAACTGGCTCGCATCTTCATCCAGCGGCCACTCAGCAACGCTGCTTTGCGTGGGCTGGACCGATGCCTATTTGCAGCAGGCCCGTGCGCTGCGAGAAAGCAACCCTGGTGTGTTGGTTGAAGTTCTTGGCAATCACCCTTCAGCCGTGGCCCAAGCTCTGTATGCGACACTTCGGCAAGCCGATGAATTGGGTTGTCAGCAAGTGTTGTTTGAATGTCCCGCAGCAGAAGTTGCCTGGGAAGCGGTTGCAGACCGCCTAAAAAGAGCCTCCGCCTGA
- the gntA gene encoding guanitoxin biosynthesis heme-dependent pre-guanitoxin N-hydroxylase GntA, translating to MLPNNPTAGSSRRVSSTSPVPKLPLRGGNRSCGRSDQYETLAEQFLSFIDDDSFPCVGAKAALARGEMFVHEFGMLNDAAHDAELLNSLELFVKTMESADEDPLKVHSFVAVFKGPFITSELQFENLLWTQLYNLHTLDVSRGFSAASDISSNPESPHFSLSLAGHPFFVIGLHPGASRLARTFRSPVLVFNSHRQFEALRADGRYPKMQKAIRKREIALQGSINPNLADFGSNSEARQYSGRKVDANWKCPFDFEKARKS from the coding sequence ATGCTTCCCAACAACCCAACAGCTGGGTCTTCCCGTCGAGTTTCATCGACATCGCCAGTCCCCAAGTTGCCACTGCGTGGCGGAAATCGATCCTGTGGGCGTTCAGATCAATATGAAACGCTGGCCGAGCAATTTTTGAGCTTTATCGATGACGATTCTTTTCCCTGTGTGGGGGCCAAGGCAGCACTGGCCAGGGGTGAGATGTTTGTTCATGAGTTTGGCATGCTGAATGACGCCGCTCATGACGCAGAATTGCTGAATTCACTTGAACTGTTTGTCAAAACCATGGAGTCGGCCGATGAAGACCCCTTGAAAGTGCATTCCTTCGTGGCGGTGTTCAAAGGACCTTTCATCACCAGTGAATTGCAGTTTGAAAACCTGTTGTGGACGCAGTTGTACAATCTTCATACTCTTGATGTCAGTCGTGGCTTTTCGGCTGCGTCCGACATCAGCAGCAATCCTGAAAGTCCCCATTTCAGTTTAAGCCTGGCGGGTCACCCATTCTTTGTGATCGGTTTGCATCCCGGTGCTTCCAGGCTGGCCAGAACCTTTCGCAGCCCGGTGTTGGTCTTTAACTCCCACCGGCAATTTGAAGCCTTGCGCGCCGATGGGCGTTATCCAAAGATGCAAAAAGCAATTCGCAAGCGTGAAATTGCCCTCCAGGGTTCCATCAACCCCAACCTGGCCGACTTTGGGTCCAACAGCGAAGCCCGTCAATACAGTGGCCGCAAGGTGGATGCAAACTGGAAATGTCCATTTGATTTCGAGA